A single Nostoc sp. PCC 7107 DNA region contains:
- a CDS encoding type II toxin-antitoxin system VapC family toxin, with the protein MKYLFDTDHISFIQRRSSQEYANIAAKIAKHSPGDFAFSIVSLHEQVLGANAFINRTQTSADTIRGYAILLEILQGFSVAPVLAFDAASATIFDTLRAKRVRIATMDLRIASIALSRNLVLLTRNSRDFSQVPDLVIEDWTV; encoded by the coding sequence GTGAAGTACCTTTTTGATACCGACCACATTAGTTTTATACAACGCCGTTCCAGTCAAGAATACGCAAATATAGCTGCTAAAATTGCTAAACACTCACCCGGAGATTTTGCATTTTCTATTGTTAGCCTCCACGAGCAGGTACTTGGTGCAAATGCTTTTATAAATCGCACCCAAACATCGGCTGATACAATTCGGGGGTATGCCATATTACTAGAGATTTTGCAAGGCTTTTCCGTTGCTCCAGTTTTAGCATTTGACGCAGCATCCGCCACAATTTTTGACACACTAAGAGCAAAACGGGTTCGTATCGCTACAATGGATTTACGAATTGCATCAATAGCCCTTTCTCGGAATTTGGTATTATTGACTCGAAACAGTCGTGATTTTAGCCAAGTACCAGACTTGGTTATAGAAGATTGGACAGTATAA